The Candidatus Eisenbacteria bacterium genome includes a region encoding these proteins:
- a CDS encoding pyridoxal phosphate-dependent aminotransferase — protein MRYAERMSQLGTETAFEVLAKARALEAKGKTIVHLEIGEPDFDTPATIRAAAIRAIEEGFTHYGPSAGLPEVREAIASYISKDRGLAVAMDQVVVTPGGKPVLTFAILACVDPGDEVIVPNPGFPIYESAVRFAGGTPVPLALREDRDFRIGAADIEPLLTKKTKMLVLNSPHNPTGSVLTPKDLDEIAALVRGRDLFVLSDEIYSKILYDGTHESIATRPDMAERTILLDGFSKTYAMTGWRLGYGVMNPTLAKHVARLATNVYSCATSFVQRAAPTALTGPQDDVKAMIAEFRRRREVILEGLNAIPGVSCRKPAGAFYVFPNVTGLGMKSSQIEHLLLEEAGVAALSGTAFGSNGEGYVRFSYANSIENIREGLRRFEAFAQSHAKVAR, from the coding sequence ATGCGATACGCCGAACGAATGAGCCAGCTGGGAACCGAGACCGCCTTCGAGGTGCTCGCGAAGGCGCGCGCGCTCGAGGCGAAGGGGAAGACGATCGTCCACCTGGAGATCGGCGAGCCGGACTTCGACACGCCCGCGACGATCCGCGCCGCGGCGATCCGCGCCATCGAGGAGGGCTTCACGCACTACGGCCCCTCGGCGGGGCTCCCGGAGGTGCGCGAGGCCATCGCGTCCTACATCTCGAAGGATCGCGGGCTCGCGGTCGCGATGGACCAGGTCGTCGTCACGCCGGGAGGAAAGCCGGTCCTCACGTTCGCCATTCTCGCGTGCGTCGATCCGGGGGACGAGGTGATCGTGCCGAATCCCGGATTTCCGATCTACGAGTCCGCGGTGCGGTTCGCGGGCGGCACGCCGGTGCCCCTGGCGCTGCGGGAAGATCGCGACTTCCGGATCGGCGCGGCCGACATCGAGCCGCTCCTCACGAAGAAGACGAAGATGCTCGTCCTGAACTCGCCGCACAACCCCACGGGCTCCGTGCTCACGCCGAAGGATCTCGACGAGATCGCCGCGCTCGTGCGGGGCCGCGACCTCTTCGTCCTCTCGGACGAGATCTACTCCAAGATCCTCTACGACGGGACGCACGAGTCGATCGCGACCCGCCCCGACATGGCGGAGCGCACGATCCTCCTCGACGGCTTCTCGAAGACGTACGCGATGACGGGCTGGCGGCTCGGGTACGGCGTCATGAACCCGACGCTCGCGAAGCACGTCGCGCGTCTCGCGACGAACGTCTACTCGTGCGCGACCTCGTTCGTGCAGCGCGCGGCCCCGACGGCCCTGACCGGGCCCCAGGACGACGTGAAGGCGATGATCGCCGAGTTCCGCCGCCGCCGGGAGGTGATCCTCGAGGGACTGAACGCCATCCCGGGCGTGAGCTGCCGGAAGCCCGCGGGCGCCTTCTACGTGTTCCCGAACGTGACCGGGCTCGGCATGAAGTCGAGCCAGATCGAGCATCTGCTCCTCGAGGAGGCCGGCGTCGCCGCGCTCTCGGGCACCGCGTTCGGCTCGAACGGAGAGGGATACGTGCGGTTCTCGTACGCGAACTCGATCGAGAACATCCGGGAGGGGCTCCGCCGCTTCGAGGCGTTCGCCCAGAGTCACGCCAAGGTGGCGCGCTGA
- the arcC gene encoding carbamate kinase — MTGLPQSILITLGGNAILPARGTGTFDEQYAITRLTMQPVAQLIREGVRVVLSHGNGPIVGNILVRNEAARDQIPPMPIDVCGADSQGGIGYMMQQALDNELRRIDVERTVTTLVTQVVVDERDPAFRRPTKPIGPLYSQERARTLAKEKGWTVTEDAGRGWRRVVPSPRPLEVVEIAAIRRLVADGMIVIAAGGGGIPVSRQWDGALHGVEAVIDKDLASSLLARLLGIEVLVIVTGVDRVALDYGKPGQRELPCATADELSRYAAEGQFPPGNMGPKIQASIEFVRGGGREAVITSPGMLREALNGSAGTRIVR, encoded by the coding sequence TTGACCGGACTTCCCCAGAGCATCCTCATCACGCTCGGCGGTAACGCGATCCTTCCCGCTCGCGGGACGGGAACGTTCGACGAGCAGTACGCCATCACGCGCCTCACGATGCAGCCCGTCGCGCAGCTCATCCGGGAGGGCGTGCGCGTGGTGCTGAGCCACGGGAACGGCCCGATCGTGGGGAACATCCTCGTCCGGAACGAGGCCGCCCGGGACCAGATCCCACCGATGCCGATCGACGTCTGCGGCGCCGACTCGCAGGGCGGGATCGGATACATGATGCAGCAGGCGCTCGACAACGAGCTGCGTCGCATCGACGTGGAGCGCACCGTCACGACCCTCGTGACCCAGGTGGTCGTCGACGAGCGCGATCCCGCGTTCCGGCGCCCCACGAAGCCGATCGGTCCGCTCTACTCGCAGGAGCGGGCGCGGACGCTGGCCAAGGAGAAGGGCTGGACGGTCACCGAGGACGCGGGGCGCGGGTGGAGGCGGGTCGTTCCCTCGCCGCGTCCCCTCGAGGTGGTCGAGATCGCCGCGATCCGGCGGCTCGTCGCGGACGGCATGATCGTGATCGCCGCCGGCGGGGGAGGGATCCCGGTCTCGCGGCAGTGGGACGGAGCCCTCCACGGCGTCGAGGCGGTGATCGACAAGGACCTGGCCTCGAGCCTCCTCGCGAGGCTCCTCGGCATCGAGGTCCTGGTCATCGTGACCGGGGTGGACCGCGTGGCGCTCGACTACGGCAAGCCGGGGCAGCGCGAACTCCCGTGCGCGACGGCGGACGAGCTTTCGAGGTATGCTGCCGAGGGCCAGTTCCCGCCCGGGAACATGGGGCCCAAGATCCAGGCGTCGATCGAGTTCGTCCGAGGCGGAGGCCGCGAAGCGGTCATCACGTCCCCGGGGATGCTGCGCGAGGCGCTGAACGGCTCGGCGGGGACGCGGATCGTGCGATAG
- a CDS encoding ATP-binding cassette domain-containing protein: MSERSGLEVHGMALAEGSRWVVQQLDLKVAPGALHMILGERDTGKTAILEAFAGLRKLERGTLQVPSPATLVPQATASAELTVLERLLLHRQPRIAGIGIHWKHAREEVRARAARFGLEGVLDLPVEALRPLERRLLELAAACSEGPELLLLDEPTSDLGPHESRQFLAAVRSVAAELEIPALFTSASPRDGYPDAAGVTILWRGADPVTVTTRECSEGALVERWTGGIGIRRVPMGQHKPGEPLFRAEGVVIRGRGRETSLAGLDFEIKAGEVLAVVGAPADGLDLLNDVMLGSRFPERGSMQFLGKETVQWTRRNRVEAGIGFVTPPHARDQSIGEFSIEENLILGQSGGMPFSKGGFLRRESIRGNAVRTLRDFEIPDAEPHHRFRDLRLGERQRIIVAREVIRNPVLLVVRSPAWGLSLATQEYVRRTLVLQCERGSGLLWLTEDPEEAMRVADRLAVLAAGRFVWIPVTETLTREAIIDEMSGAAA, translated from the coding sequence GTGAGCGAGAGGTCCGGTCTCGAAGTCCACGGAATGGCCCTGGCCGAGGGATCGCGCTGGGTGGTCCAGCAGCTCGATCTCAAGGTCGCGCCCGGAGCGCTCCACATGATCCTTGGAGAGCGCGATACCGGGAAGACCGCCATCCTCGAAGCGTTCGCGGGACTCCGAAAGCTCGAACGAGGGACGCTCCAGGTGCCGAGCCCTGCGACCCTCGTGCCCCAGGCGACCGCGTCCGCCGAGCTCACCGTCCTCGAGCGGCTCCTTCTCCATCGCCAGCCGCGCATCGCCGGCATCGGCATCCACTGGAAGCACGCGCGCGAGGAAGTCCGCGCGCGCGCCGCGCGGTTCGGACTCGAGGGCGTTCTCGATCTGCCCGTGGAGGCGCTGCGTCCGCTGGAGCGCCGGCTGCTCGAGCTGGCCGCCGCGTGTTCCGAGGGGCCTGAGCTCCTGTTGCTGGACGAGCCCACCTCGGACCTCGGGCCGCACGAGTCCCGCCAGTTCCTCGCGGCCGTGCGCTCCGTGGCGGCGGAGCTCGAGATCCCCGCGCTCTTCACGTCCGCGTCCCCGCGGGACGGCTATCCCGACGCGGCGGGCGTCACGATCCTCTGGCGCGGCGCGGATCCGGTGACCGTCACGACCCGCGAGTGCTCGGAAGGCGCGCTGGTCGAGCGGTGGACCGGCGGCATCGGGATCCGCCGCGTTCCCATGGGCCAGCACAAGCCCGGCGAGCCGCTCTTCCGCGCCGAGGGTGTCGTGATCCGCGGACGGGGACGCGAGACGTCGCTCGCGGGGCTCGACTTCGAGATCAAGGCGGGCGAGGTGCTCGCGGTGGTGGGCGCCCCTGCCGACGGGCTCGATCTCCTGAACGACGTGATGCTCGGGAGCCGCTTCCCCGAGCGGGGCTCGATGCAGTTCCTCGGCAAGGAGACGGTCCAGTGGACGAGACGGAACCGCGTCGAGGCCGGGATCGGATTCGTCACGCCGCCGCACGCGCGAGACCAGTCGATCGGCGAGTTCTCGATCGAGGAGAACCTGATCCTCGGCCAGTCCGGAGGGATGCCCTTCTCGAAGGGCGGCTTCCTGCGGCGCGAATCGATCCGAGGGAACGCCGTGCGCACGCTGCGCGACTTCGAGATCCCCGACGCCGAGCCGCATCATCGCTTTCGCGATCTGCGGCTGGGCGAGCGCCAGCGGATCATCGTCGCGCGTGAGGTGATCCGGAATCCGGTGCTCCTCGTGGTGCGCTCGCCCGCGTGGGGACTTTCCCTGGCCACGCAGGAGTACGTGCGCCGGACGCTCGTGCTCCAGTGCGAGCGCGGGAGCGGCTTGCTGTGGCTCACCGAGGATCCCGAGGAGGCGATGCGCGTCGCGGACCGGCTCGCGGTGCTCGCGGCCGGGCGGTTCGTGTGGATTCCGGTGACGGAGACGCTGACGCGGGAAGCGATCATCGACGAGATGTCGGGAGCGGCGGCGTGA